One Siniperca chuatsi isolate FFG_IHB_CAS linkage group LG8, ASM2008510v1, whole genome shotgun sequence DNA segment encodes these proteins:
- the ctso gene encoding cathepsin O, whose amino-acid sequence MRGGHSYLVVIATVSTLVCPMCCQSLSLDETPTKLNGSAVDFDSFREQFHRMYEVNSEEFNRRHLYFQNATKRHAYLNSFSTVPQSAEYGVNQFSDLSQKEFRELYLRANTDRALLFSGLKTEGLPAKFDWRDKAVVAPVQNQHACGSCWAFSVVGAMQSVHAIGGSQLAQLSVQQVLDCSFQNEGCNGGSPCRALNWLKQTRVKLVPQSEYPYKAKTGICHFFSQSHGGVAVKNFTAHDFSGQEEAMMGQLVERGPLAAIVDAVSWQDYLGGIIQHHCSSQWSNHAVLVVGYNTAGDIPYWIVQNSWGTTWGNEGYVYIKIGGNVCGIADSVAAVFL is encoded by the exons ATGAGGGGTGGCCATTCATATTTGGTTGTTATAGCAACCGTTTCCACGCTCGTTTGTCCTATGTGTTGTCAAAGTTTGAGCTTGGATGAGACTCCGACTAAGTTGAATGGCTCTGCGGTTGATTTCGACTCGTTCAGAGAGCAGTTTCACCGCATGTATGAAGTCAACAGCGAGGAATTTAACCGTCGTCATCTTTATTTTCAG AATGCTACAAAGCGGCATGCATACCTGAACTCATTCTCCACAGTACCACAGTCTGCCGAGTACGGCGTCAACCAGTTCTCTGACCTCTCACAGAAGGAGTTCAGAG AGCTCTACCTGCGAGCAAACACTGACAGAGCTCTTCTCTTCTCTGGATTGAAGACAGAGGGGCTCCCAGCCAAATTTGACTGGAGGGACAAAGCAGTGGTGGCACCGGTCCAGAACCAACACGCA TGTGGGAGTTGTTGGGCATTTAGCGTGGTTGGTGCCATGCAGTCCGTCCATGCTATTGGTGGCTCGCAGCTGGCACAACTCAGTGTGCAGCAGGTTCTGGATTGCTCCTTCCAAAACGAAGGCTGCAATGGAGGCTCACCGTGCAGGGCTCTGAATTGGTTAAAGCAA aCCAGAGTGAAATTGGTGCCTCAGTCAGAGTATCCCTACAAGGCCAAGACAGGAATCTGCCATTTTTTCTCTCAGTCACACGGTGGTGTTGCTGTGAAGAACTTTACTGCACATGACTTCAg TGGTCAAGAGGAGGCCATGATGGGTCAGCTGGTGGAGCGTGGTCCCTTGGCTGCTATCGTGGATGCTGTCAGCTGGCAGGATTACCTGGGTGGAATCATCCAGCACCACTGCTCCAGCCAATGGTCTAACCATGCTGTCCTGGTTGTTGGATACAACACTGCTG GGGATATTCCATACTGGATTGTGCAGAACTCCTGGGGAACCACATGGGGGAATGAGGGtta
- the asb5a gene encoding ankyrin repeat and SOCS box protein 5, with protein MSDPTEELPNKPFAAQLSNVYLSILALFCFKLFVKISLNLLAYFYIVRGNRKEAARISAEFYDYGQQHRSWADRSPLHDAASQGRLLALRTLILQGHSVNVLTIDHVTPLHEACVGDHVACARALIDAGANVNASTIDGVTPLFNACTVGSVACAEILLENGAKPQSLVYHPSPIHEATSKGHYGCVEALVTWGADVDMDIPHLGTALYTACVCQELECARKLLREGASVQKGKSLDSPLHAAAEKDCTAVVKLLLDFGADINARNTEFQRPVDVAPPSSLTEGFLLLYEATPRLLSQVCRQCIRNCVGRDRLHLLTHLPLPNRLRNYLQYQ; from the exons ATGTCAGACCCAACAGAGGAACTCCCCAACAAGCCCTTCGCAGCCCAGTTGTCCAATGTTTATCTCAGCATCTTGGCACTGTTCTGCTTTAAGCTCTTTGTTAAGATTTCTCTCAACTTGCTGGCATACTTCTACATTGTCCGTGGGAACCGTAAAGAGGCTGCCAGGATATCAGCAGAGTTCTATGATTATGGTCAACAACACA GATCCTGGGCGGACCGCTCACCCCTACATGATGCTGCGAGTCAGGGTCGCCTCCTGGCTCTGAGGACCCTCATTTTACAG GGTCACAGTGTGAATGTTCTGACTATAGACCATGTGACACCCCTTCATGAGGCCTGTGTTGGAGACCATGTCGCTTGTGCCAGAGCTCTCATTGATGCAGGAGCAAAT GTCAATGCTTCTACAATTGATGGAGTCACACCTCTGTTCAACGCCTGTACAGTGGGCAGTGTGGCATGTGCTGAAATTCTTCTGGAAAATGGAGCAAAACCCCAGAGCCTTGTATACCATCCCTCACCAATCCATGAAGCTACAAGCAAAG GTCATTACGGTTGTGTGGAGGCTCTGGTGACTTGGGGGGCAGATGTGGACATGGACATTCCTCACCTGGGCACAGCGCTCTATACAGCTTGTGTCTGCCAAGAGCTGGAGTGTGCCAGGAAACTCCTGAGGGAAG GTGCAAGTGTACAGAAAGGCAAATCCCTGGATTCACCCTTACATGCAGCTGCAGAAAAAGATTGCACAGCTGTAgtgaagctgctgctggactTTGGTGCAGACATTAATGCCCGGAACACAGAGTTTCAGAGGCCAGTAGACGTGGCTCCACCCAGCAGTCTAACAGAGGGCTTTCTACTGCTCTATGAAG CTACACCACGACTGCTGAGTCAGGTGTGTCGTCAGTGCATCAGGAACTGCGTCGGCCGTGACAGACTCCACCTTCTTACCCACCTTCCCCTGCCCAACAGGCTCAGGAACTACCTGCAGTACCAATGA